A section of the Malania oleifera isolate guangnan ecotype guangnan chromosome 2, ASM2987363v1, whole genome shotgun sequence genome encodes:
- the LOC131147888 gene encoding DNA damage-repair/toleration protein DRT100 codes for MGVVLFIVAVLLAVGTTAVRSCPPSERAALLAIKSALHEPYLGIFNSWTGTDCCHNWYGVICDPTTGRVADLNLRGESEDPIFRRAGRTGFMTGSISPSICKLTRLSSIIIADWKGISGEIPQCIASLPFLRIVDLIGNRISGQLPPDIGQLGRLTVFNVADNLISGRIPPSITRLSSLTHFDIRNNKITGTIPRAFGSLRMLSRALMSQNRLYGPIPNSIPTMYRLADLDLAQNRISGPVPESLGRMPVLSTLNLDGNAISGRIPASLLTSSLNILNLSRNSFEGNIPDVFGPRSYFMMLDLSFNKLRGPIPKSISSVSYIGHLDVSHNHLCGKIPQGEPCARLEATSFAYNDCLCGFPLRAC; via the coding sequence atgggggtTGTGTTGTTCATTGTGGCTGTACTACTCGCCGTCGGCACCACCGCCGTTAGAAGCTGCCCGCCGTCGGAGCGGGCGGCTCTCCTGGCCATAAAATCGGCTCTACACGAGCCGTACTTGGGCATCTTCAACTCGTGGACGGGCACCGACTGCTGCCACAACTGGTACGGCGTCATCTGCGATCCCACCACAGGCCGCGTCGCTGACCTCAACCTCCGCGGCGAGTCCGAGGATCCCATCTTCCGCCGTGCCGGTCGGACCGGGTTCATGACCGGTTCGATCTCCCCTTCCATTTGCAAACTCACCCGCCTCTCGAGCATCATCATAGCCGACTGGAAAGGCATTTCCGGCGAGATCCCGCAGTGCATCGCGTCGTTGCCGTTCCTCCGAATCGTCGACCTCATCGGGAACCGGATCTCCGGCCAGCTCCCCCCCGACATTGGTCAGCTCGGCCGGCTCACGGTGTTCAACGTCGCTGACAACCTCATCTCGGGCCGGATCCCGCCGTCCATCACGAGACTCTCGTCGTTGACGCACTTCGACATTCGGAACAACAAAATCACCGGCACGATTCCCCGGGCGTTCGGGAGCCTCCGGATGCTGAGCCGGGCTCTGATGAGCCAGAACCGGTTGTACGGCCCAATTCCGAACTCGATACCGACCATGTACCGGCTCGCCGATTTGGACCTTGCTCAGAACCGTATTTCGGGTCCGGTACCGGAATCCTTGGGGAGAATGCCGGTTCTTTCGACGTTAAATCTCGACGGCAACGCGATTTCGGGGAGAATACCGGCGAGTTTGCTAACATCTTCCTTGAACATACTGAATCTGAGCCGAAATTCCTTCGAGGGAAACATACCTGACGTTTTCGGGCCGAGATCGTATTTTATGATGTTAGATTTGTCATTCAATAAATTGAGAGGTCCAATCCCGAAATCGATTTCGTCAGTTTCGTATATCGGGCACTTGGACGTGAGTCACAACCACTTGTGCGGGAAGATTCCTCAGGGGGAGCCCTGCGCTCGCCTCGAAGCGACGTCGTTTGCTTACAACGATTGCCTCTGCGGGTTCCCGCTGAGAGCTTGTTAA